A window of the Henckelia pumila isolate YLH828 chromosome 3, ASM3356847v2, whole genome shotgun sequence genome harbors these coding sequences:
- the LOC140889222 gene encoding uncharacterized protein has protein sequence MTEAHTVPYSLHPGSTKMLKDLQALYWWSESKSRASEASRSSETVVNPHLEVGRCHYGFRGRIVGYTAKDELDLYVELYIREIVRLHGVSARIVSDRDPKFTSNFWGSLHRSLGTKRCRTPLHWDELGERAVLGPEIVTYTVDLIAKIRDRMLTAQIRQKSYVDQRRRDLEFEFGDHVLLKVSPWKGVMRFGKRGKLSPRYIGPFEILEKVVVRAYRVALPPNFDGVPNVFHISMLRKYVANPSHVIRHEPVEWS, from the exons ATGACTGAAGCACATACTGTTCCGTATTCCCTTCATCCAGGAAGTACAAAAATGTTGAAGGACCTGCAAGCATTATATTGGTGGTCAG AAAGTAAAAGTAGAGCATCAGAGGCCAGCAGGTCTTCTGAAACCGTTGTCAATCCCCACTTGGAAGTAGGAAGATGTCACTATGGATTTCGTGGTAGGATTGTCGGTTACACCGCAAAGGATGAACTCGATCTG TATGTAGAGCTATACATTCGagaaattgtcagattgcatggagtttcAGCAAGAATTGTGTCTGACAGAGATCCTAAGTTCACCTCAAATTTTTGGGGAAGTTTACACCGAAGTTTGGGAACGAA GAGATGTAGGACTCCCTTGCACTGGGATGAACTTGGAGAAAGAGCTGTTTTGGGACCAGAGATTGTGACTTATACAGTGGACTTGATAGCTAAGATAAGGGACAGAATGTTGACAGCACAAATTCGACAAAAGAGTTATGTCGATCAGCGGCGTAGGGATTTGGAGTTTGAATTCGGTGACCATGTGCTCCTAAAGGTGTCACCATGGAAGGGTGTTATGAGGTTTGGGAAGAGAGGTAAACTCAGTCCAAGATACATAGGACCATTCGAGATCCTAGAGAAAGTTGTGGTTCGAGCTTATCGAGTAGCCTTACCACCAAACTTTGACGGTGTGCCCAACGTCTTCCATATCTCCATGCTGAGAAAGTATGTGGCGAATCCTTCCCATGTTATTCGCCATGAGCCAGTGGAATGGTCGTAA